The nucleotide sequence GCTGTTGCAGATAATATCGCTGCAATTCCTGAACTGACATGCTGCTCCGCCCAATACAAGGGGGCAAATGTCCCAAACGTCAAACCGATACTAGTAAGAAACATTTCTTTATGAAGTAGAAGGGATAGGCGCGCCTGTTTTTTCCAGAGCATAAATGAAAACAAAATGACACCTGCCAGAAAGAACCGAAGTCCTCCTGAGAAAAACGGCGGCGCTCCGGCATCAATCCCGACTTTGATTGCCAGAAAAGTCGTTCCGAATATCAAGCACATGACCATATAGTTGAGTAGTACCATTATGATTCCTCCCTTTTCCTCATCATAACGGAAAGGGAATAGAACAGATGAAATCGAATAGAACAGATGCGAAGATCAATCCATTATCATGGGGGAAAGGGGGGGAGCTTGCATGAAAAGGGAGGCTCTTTCAAACAGCCATTCTGATAAGCTGTTCGAGCAAGTGTATGAATATCTTCTGGACCGAATCAGACGCGAAGAGTGGAGGGCACATGAAAAGCTCCCATCTGTTCGAACGCTGGCGTTGGAATTACATGTGCATCGCCTGACGGTTTTTAAAGCATTTCAATTATTAAAGCAAAACCGCCACGTGTATGTGAAGGATAAGTCGGGGTATTATGTACAACCGAGCAGCCTGCTACCAGTGGAGTCGATGGATGATCCAATCGTTTCTGCCTATGTGCACAAGAGCCACCTTTCGGAAATTCATCAGGTGCAGGCGACCTATCAATTTTCCAAAGCATTAATCGAGCCGAATTTATTGCCAAATCATTACTTTTCGGAGTACGTGAAGAAAGTGTTTGATCTGTATCCAAAGGTGCTGGGGACCTACTCAACTACACAGGGAGATCAGGAGCTGCGGGAAGCACTGTGCAGCTATTATGTCAGCCGTTATCATTTTCACCTGTCACCCGATGAGCTGATGATTACATCCGGTTCGCAGGAAGCGATTGATTTGGTTGCCAGAGTCCTTGTAAAGCCGCGTGATGTCGTGTTGCTGGAGAGACCCACTTACAGTCCTGCCATTGATGTCTTCAGAAGACAGGGCGCCAATATGATTCCCATCGAGATTACGCCGCATGGATATGATTTGGAGCAGGTTGAACTGTTGATGCAAAAAGAAAAACCGCGTTTGTTTTATCTCAATCCGACCTTTCACAATCCGACGGGCTATACGGTTCCCGCTGAACAGCGGAAGAGACTGGTGGAGCTCGCTGCGAAGTATCAGTGCCTGATCGTAGAGGATGATCCGTGCCGCGATATTTACTTTGGTGATGAGCCCCCACTGCCGTTTTTTTCTTATGACACGGCGGGCTATGTCATCTATCTGCGCAGCTTTAGCAAGTACATCGCTCCGGGGTTGAGTATTGCGACTGTGGCATGCCGTCCATCTATTATGAAGTATTTGATTCAAGCGAAATCACTGTCCGACAGTGGAGCGCCCCTGTTGAATCAAAAGATTTTTTTGCATTATTTCTTCTCCGAAAGAATGCAGCAGCATTTGGCGAAGCTGCGGATTGCATTGGCCATTCGCCGGGATATCATAGAGGAAGAGCTAACAGTGACCGACTGGGAGTGGTCCAGCCCACCAGGAGGCTTTAATTTATGGGTGAAGCTGCCTGATTCCATCCCCATGGAAAGTCTTCTGGCCAAATGCATAGAGCAATCGATTACGTTTGTGCCCGGCGCGATCTGTGACCCACAGCGAGAATTAAGTTCTTGGATACGCATCAGTTATTCTTATTTGAATGAACAACAACTGCGGGATGGATTGCAAAGGCTCATCCGTACGGTTCGCCTGTTGGATATAAAGGAATGAAGAAAAGGCTGCCGACATGATGGTCGACAGCCTTTCTTTTTGGTTATTTTATGATTTGCTTACTTGATCGAGGTGATTTACCAGCTCTTCTGTTTTGGACAAGAAAGGCGCATGATCGGCTTCCAGTGTAATGACTTTGCTGCAAGGTGTTTCTGTATTCATTCTGCGTTGAAAATCGATTGGAATTGCGTTGTCTAATGTGGTTTCGATATAGATGCGATCAACGCTTCCGAATTTCTCTTCCGTAATTTGTACTGGTTGTGTAAACGGAGCCAGCGCTTGTGGACGGCAACGCTTCATCGAAGACAGTCGCAATGCATCGTCCTCTACCACATTGAAAAATGTTTGCTCCACAGTCTCAGGTTTAGGAACGAGCGTCATGTCTTCCTCATTTAACGTAAATTGCGGTCCCTTTTCTCCTTCTGACTTCCCTACGAGACTTTCCCCGTTTTTCGGCAAGAAAGCACAAAGATAAACGAGTTTCTCGATCTTATCGTGTACATGCTCGGCTGTTTGTGTAATGACGAGTCCTCCCATGCTGTGTCCGACAAGAATTACTTTTTCTTTTTGCTGCTTAATCAGGTTGGCTACTTTCTCTACATATAAATCCAAGGTTACTTCTTGTGGAGGGGTCATATCTTGTCCACTTCCCGGCAAGTCCATTGTTACAACCTTGTGTCCCAATGATTCCAGCTCAGGCTTTACCAGTTCCCATACCCATTCTCCCTGCCATGCTCCATGAACCAAAACATAAGTACTCATCCACATACAGCCCCTTTGTTTGAAAGATATTTGTTCATTAGTGTAAGCCGATCCAATTTCTGCTACGCATCTTATTTCTTGTTTTCGTCCCCTCTTGAGTGCAATAATAATAAAAATCTGTATCGGTAATCTGTGACTTTGTCACCAAGTTATTTTTTTCACAAGGAGGTTCTTCGTCCATATGCAAAAGGAGCAGATTGCGGAAGTCCTTGCACGTTTTCCAAGTCTGGCGGCACTTACTCCAGAAGAGTGGCAAGAGGAGGGAATCTCCATCACTACGGTTCCAGCCAACTTTACCATTGATGAAGGCGAGTTTTTGGAGAATGCGCCATTAATCTTGGATGGGCTGGTTCGCATTTTCAAACTGAGCAGTGATGGGAGAGAGGTTACATTGTACAGGCTATCGGCTGGCGAGTGCTGCCCACTCATCGCGTCTAGCATATTGGGAGAAACGGTGTATGAGGCTTCGGCTTGCGTGGAGAAGCCGAGTATGGTCTTGAACGTCCCGACGAAAATTTATAAGAAATGGATCGAGAACCATCAAGGCTTTCGCCAGTATATTTTTCAATCATTTGCGCGTCGATTGATTATCATGTCGAACTTGATTGACGACATTAACTTTAAATCCATTCGGGTTCGGATTTCCGAATATTTGATTGAGCATACAGGTGTGGAGAATGATTCGCTTGCCATTACACATGATCAGTTGGCAATTGAGCTGGGGACTGCTCGTGAAGTGATTAGCCGGACACTAAAGAAAATGGAAAAAGAAGGGCTGCTCCGTGTAACGCGGGGACAAATTACTAATATTCAACGTTCAAAACTACCTGCGGTTGAATAATCCGTATTTGAAAATACAAAAATTTTAGGAAGGGCTATGTACTGTGTTATACTGAGTCTACCATTTACTGTTCTGTAGCATTCCCTACTCCATTTACGTGAGTAGGGTTTTTTATTTGTGTTTCAGACTCAGACAACACAAAAACAGACCCCCATGCAGGAGTCTGTTTTTGTGTATGGCTAAATTAAACTTTTTGAACGTTAGTAGCTTGTGGTCCGCGTTGGCCTTGTTCTACGTCAAAAGTAACTTTTTGACCTTCGTCAAGGGATTTGAAACCTTCGCCTTGGATAGCAGAGAAGTGAACGAATACGTCTTCTTTACCTTCGCGCTCAATAAAACCAAAACCTTTTTCTGCGTTAAACCATTTTACTGTACCTTGTTCCATTGTTATTGCCTCCTAGTGTGTAGCACACATATATTACTATCCTTGCTCTCAGGATCATCTAGACGAAAATTTGCTATCTACGCTATCCGTTGCTTCGAACAAAAATAATTCTTTACTAGCATAACAGGATATTGAAAGGATAGCAAATTATTCGCGCATATTGACTAAAAAAATTCAGATGAGCTGTTACGAAAGCATGGCACCAATCTCTTTCAACGTGAGCTGTGCCGAGACAATTTTGTTCGGATAGCTTGCTTGTGCCGATTCCCCTAAATGATACTCTTGCAGTGCATCAGTATCCTTCAGCATGTTTCCTGTCAAAATGCACACGGCTGTTTCGTCCTTGTCGATCACTTGTCCTGCGATGAGCTTGCGCAATCCAGCGACCGTAGCAGCAGAGGCAGGCTCGCAACCGATCCCGCTTTTATCCACCCATGCTTTGGCGTCGAGAATCTCTTGATCAGTCACGGAGCAGGTAACGCCATTCGTTTCTTCTAATGTACGAAGCGCTTTTTTCCAGCTAGGCGGATTGCCGATGTTGAGCGCAGAGGCACGTGTATATGGATTGGGTTCAGGTGTCAGTTCGGTGTACCCGCCTGCGACCATGCGATGGAATGGGCTAGCACCTTCCGCCTGTACGAGCGCCACCCTTGGAACCTTTTCGATAAAGCCGAGATTTTTCAAATCCTGCAAGCCTTTTCCGAGAGCCGTCACATTGCTTAGTGCTCCTCCAGGGATGACCACCCAATCGGGGAGGTTCCAATTGAGGTACTGGGCGATTTCGTACACGATACTCTTCTGCCCTTCAATGCGGAATGGATTGATCGAATTGCAGATATAGAGGCCGAGCTCTTTGCTGTATTGCTCGTAAAAGCGGATGCCATCATCGTAAGTGCCATCAAAGCTGATGACCTTTGCTCCGTAGGCGAGTGTTTGCATGACTTTATTCAAGGAAATGTTTTTGTTCGGGACAAACACGTACGATTCGCCATGAGCGAGTGCAGCATACATGGCGAGAGAGGATGAGGTATTGCCAGTCGATGTGCAGGTGAAGCGTTGATAGCCTAATGAACGACCGTGTGATACGGCGACAGTCATCCCGTTGTCTTTGAATGAACCACTCGGATTCTCGCTTTGTGCCTTTAGCCATACCTTGCTGTTGCTTCCTACATACGATTGGATGAGTGCAGATGCGTACAGTCCTGTATTTCCTTCGTACTTGGTCGTGATGTACTCTTCAGGAAGCTCGGGGAAAATCAGCTCTTTGTAGCGCCATACTCCGCTCGCATAAGGTGTCATACGCTCTGACAGCCGCTCGTGAAAGACGCGCTTTAGCTGTTCGGTATCGATGGTCGACGTATCGTGAATAATGTCAAACAAGCCACCGCACGTGCATTGATAGTCAAATAAATGGGCAGGCACTTCCTTGCTGCAATCGACACAAACCAGTTTCATCCTCGCAAGATTCGCCCCTAAAAGTGTGCGGGGAGAATCTCTCCACCTCTTTTCTCTCGTATGGTTTTTTATATGGTAAACGGAGAAGGAGGAGCGTGTAAATAATCGTTTTCAGTAAAAATAAAATATTCGCATACAAATGCAAAAGACGGGAAGGAGCCGCTATACAGACTCCAACCCGTCCCTATTTCACAAGCTTTTATTTAGATCAGTCAATTCCTTGGCCGTCAGATTGCGCCATTGCCCCAATTTCAAATTCCCGAGAGCAATGTTCATGATGCGTATCCGTTCGAGCTTTCGCACCTGATAACCAAAAGCCTGGCACATCCGTCTGATTTGTCGATTCAGCCCTTGCGTCAGCACGATATTGAAGACACGGTCGCTGACTTTGGTTACTTTGCAAGGCTTTGTAGTTGTTCCGAGAATGCGTACGCCGTTTGCCATTCCGTGCAAGAAGTTCGCCGTGATGGGCTTGTCTACGGTGACGATGTACTCTTTGTCATGATTGTTCTCCGCCCGCAAAATTTTGTTTACGATATCCCCGTCATTGGTTAACAGGATGAGTCCTTGCGAATCCTTATCCAGTCGCCCGATAGGAAAAATCCGCTCCGGGTGATTGACGAAATCGATGATGTTGCCTTTGACGTGCAGTTCAGTGGTACACGTAATTCCGACAGGCTTGTTCAGGGCGATGTAGACATCTTTCTTTTTGACACCGAGCGGCTGCCCATCGATGCGCACATCATCTCCTGACGCAACCGTACTTCCCAGTTCCGCGAGTTGGCCATTGATCGTCACGCGCTTGGCCTCGATTAATTTATCGGCTTCTCTTCGCGAGCAAATGCCGGTTTCACTGATGAACTTATTAATTCGCATGAGACGTTCCTTTCACTATTGCTGCTTCTTTTCCAGTTTTTCAAGTAGTTTATTCCGCCAAGGCAGGGCCAATTCCTCCACCTCAAGCATACGCTGTATCGTCTCTTGGGATGGTGATTTGTCGTGGAAGTATAAGTGGTGAATCGACGCTACCGTTACTTGTTTTGGATGTGCAGTGATGAGGGAAATTTGGGAGTCCGCCTTGATCGTCCCTTCCTGCAAGACACGGAAGAAATAGCCCGTATAGCCCATTTCCACCACCGCTTTGAGCAGTTGGTTATTGTTGTTGCGCTTGTTGATCGTCGCGCAAGGAAATCGGCCTTGGGTCACTTGCAGGATGGTATCTCCGAATTGATACACATCCCCAATGCAGACCTGCTCTTCGGTCATGCCAGCGAGTGTGAGATTTTCTCCGAATGCCGCATTGGTCAGAGGTTGGCCGAGCAACTTCTCCCAATGGGCATAATGTTCAAAAGGATACGCACAGACGACGCGGTCTGGGCCACCGTGGTACGCTGGATTCGCGATATCGTCGTCATCAATTTTTTCGGAACGGACAACGAGCTCGTCCGCTTCCTCCTTCCAAATGCCGGAGAGATATTCCTTGCCGTTGTACATATTACTTTTAGGCAAACCTTTACTAATTGTAACGATTTTTCTGTTCAACTTATGCTCACTCCCAGCCTGCACGATTGCTTCTTTTTTTATCCCCATACTATACCACATTCCCTAATATCCTCCACAGCGGATGGGCACCAGCGGACGCTTCTGGTATGATGAAAGAAAGGAATACACAGGAGGCCTC is from Brevibacillus brevis and encodes:
- a CDS encoding PLP-dependent aminotransferase family protein; translated protein: MKREALSNSHSDKLFEQVYEYLLDRIRREEWRAHEKLPSVRTLALELHVHRLTVFKAFQLLKQNRHVYVKDKSGYYVQPSSLLPVESMDDPIVSAYVHKSHLSEIHQVQATYQFSKALIEPNLLPNHYFSEYVKKVFDLYPKVLGTYSTTQGDQELREALCSYYVSRYHFHLSPDELMITSGSQEAIDLVARVLVKPRDVVLLERPTYSPAIDVFRRQGANMIPIEITPHGYDLEQVELLMQKEKPRLFYLNPTFHNPTGYTVPAEQRKRLVELAAKYQCLIVEDDPCRDIYFGDEPPLPFFSYDTAGYVIYLRSFSKYIAPGLSIATVACRPSIMKYLIQAKSLSDSGAPLLNQKIFLHYFFSERMQQHLAKLRIALAIRRDIIEEELTVTDWEWSSPPGGFNLWVKLPDSIPMESLLAKCIEQSITFVPGAICDPQRELSSWIRISYSYLNEQQLRDGLQRLIRTVRLLDIKE
- a CDS encoding alpha/beta fold hydrolase, with protein sequence MSTYVLVHGAWQGEWVWELVKPELESLGHKVVTMDLPGSGQDMTPPQEVTLDLYVEKVANLIKQQKEKVILVGHSMGGLVITQTAEHVHDKIEKLVYLCAFLPKNGESLVGKSEGEKGPQFTLNEEDMTLVPKPETVEQTFFNVVEDDALRLSSMKRCRPQALAPFTQPVQITEEKFGSVDRIYIETTLDNAIPIDFQRRMNTETPCSKVITLEADHAPFLSKTEELVNHLDQVSKS
- the thrC gene encoding threonine synthase; this translates as MKLVCVDCSKEVPAHLFDYQCTCGGLFDIIHDTSTIDTEQLKRVFHERLSERMTPYASGVWRYKELIFPELPEEYITTKYEGNTGLYASALIQSYVGSNSKVWLKAQSENPSGSFKDNGMTVAVSHGRSLGYQRFTCTSTGNTSSSLAMYAALAHGESYVFVPNKNISLNKVMQTLAYGAKVISFDGTYDDGIRFYEQYSKELGLYICNSINPFRIEGQKSIVYEIAQYLNWNLPDWVVIPGGALSNVTALGKGLQDLKNLGFIEKVPRVALVQAEGASPFHRMVAGGYTELTPEPNPYTRASALNIGNPPSWKKALRTLEETNGVTCSVTDQEILDAKAWVDKSGIGCEPASAATVAGLRKLIAGQVIDKDETAVCILTGNMLKDTDALQEYHLGESAQASYPNKIVSAQLTLKEIGAMLS
- a CDS encoding cold-shock protein, which produces MEQGTVKWFNAEKGFGFIEREGKEDVFVHFSAIQGEGFKSLDEGQKVTFDVEQGQRGPQATNVQKV
- the rluF gene encoding 23S rRNA pseudouridine(2604) synthase RluF, producing MRINKFISETGICSRREADKLIEAKRVTINGQLAELGSTVASGDDVRIDGQPLGVKKKDVYIALNKPVGITCTTELHVKGNIIDFVNHPERIFPIGRLDKDSQGLILLTNDGDIVNKILRAENNHDKEYIVTVDKPITANFLHGMANGVRILGTTTKPCKVTKVSDRVFNIVLTQGLNRQIRRMCQAFGYQVRKLERIRIMNIALGNLKLGQWRNLTAKELTDLNKSL
- a CDS encoding MOSC domain-containing protein; the protein is MWYSMGIKKEAIVQAGSEHKLNRKIVTISKGLPKSNMYNGKEYLSGIWKEEADELVVRSEKIDDDDIANPAYHGGPDRVVCAYPFEHYAHWEKLLGQPLTNAAFGENLTLAGMTEEQVCIGDVYQFGDTILQVTQGRFPCATINKRNNNNQLLKAVVEMGYTGYFFRVLQEGTIKADSQISLITAHPKQVTVASIHHLYFHDKSPSQETIQRMLEVEELALPWRNKLLEKLEKKQQ
- a CDS encoding Crp/Fnr family transcriptional regulator; protein product: MQKEQIAEVLARFPSLAALTPEEWQEEGISITTVPANFTIDEGEFLENAPLILDGLVRIFKLSSDGREVTLYRLSAGECCPLIASSILGETVYEASACVEKPSMVLNVPTKIYKKWIENHQGFRQYIFQSFARRLIIMSNLIDDINFKSIRVRISEYLIEHTGVENDSLAITHDQLAIELGTAREVISRTLKKMEKEGLLRVTRGQITNIQRSKLPAVE